The following are from one region of the Capsicum annuum cultivar UCD-10X-F1 chromosome 1, UCD10Xv1.1, whole genome shotgun sequence genome:
- the LOC124898843 gene encoding glyoxysomal fatty acid beta-oxidation multifunctional protein MFP-a-like, whose amino-acid sequence MKLSVIASLYRTDKLESLDEAREILKLSRDQALRIAPNLYHHLAFINVVEEGIVSGPRVGLIKEYKTFKVLIRLGTCKSLVHIFLSQRGTTKIPGVTDLGLVPRHVKKVSILGGGLMGSEIATVFLLSKYYVILKDVNDKVLEAGIDRIKANLQRHVNKGKFSQEKLVKALSLLKGTLDYETFRDVDMVIMVSAI is encoded by the exons ATGAAGTTATCAGTTATAGCCAGTCTTTACAGAACTGACAAGCTAGAGTCTCTTGATGAGGCAAGGGAAATACTAAAGCTTTCTAGAGATCAAGCCCTTAGAATAGCTCCAAATCTCTATCACCACTTAGCATTCATTAATGTGGTTGAAGAGGGTATCGTGTCTGGTCCACGTGTTGGACTTATTAAG GAGTATAAAACATTCAAAGTTCTTATACGTTTAGGCACTTGCAAGTCCTTAGTCCATATTTTTCTTTCCCAACGTGGAACCACGAAG ATTCCAGGGGTGACTGATTTGGGGTTAGTGCCACGACATGTTAAAAAGGTTTCAATTCTTGGAGGTGGATTGATGGGTTCTGAAATTGCAACTGTGTTTCTCCTTAGCAAGTATTATGTGATCCTTAAAGACGTTAATGACAAAGTCCTAGAGGCTGGGATTGATAGAATAAAAG CAAATTTGCAACGCCACGTCAACAAAGGAAAATTTAGTCAAGAGAAGCTTGTAAAAGCTCTCTCCTTGCTTAAGGGTACTC